In the Bacteroidota bacterium genome, CATAAAGGTCATTAACATTTCATCTTTTGTATAAGCACCTTCATAAACATCAATAGGAGGGTCATTCGGATTGTCAGGATTATCACTCGTATTATTATAAACCGCAATTGCATGAAAACGTGCACCATCCGGTACTTTCATAACTGATGGAAAAGTATAAAAATATTGCCAATGAAAATCCCAAACCGGAATATCAATAACCGGAATAGAATCACCTTCAATAGTTTCATACCAAATTTTATATGACTGCCCAAGCTTGTGCATATGTGGCATTATCGCTACAAAAGATTTATCGCCAATCATGGCTGATGAACGTTGCTTAAAAGTAACAATGCTATCGGCCGGAATATATAATGATCCGCTGATAGGATTATACAATGGTGTGCTTACTTCACATTCTCGCACTGTTGCAATATCATCAACAAATGTAAAATTTATTCTGGTGCTGTCTGTCAAACCTGCATTGTTAGGCGCATAATGTATTTGTACAACAAAATCAGAACCTACAGGAATTTTAATTCCCCAATTTTCAGGTAAAAATAAGGGCCCGCTACCCGGCGACCAACCCCCAATGTAATTCACAACATTTGGCCATCCGGTATCTTCATTAAATCCTGCCAATGGATCTAACTGATCTAATGAATCAGAATATCCGGTTGGATCTAAATACATATCTACGTGATGCACCAGATTCCAATTTCCGGGAATAATTTCCATTATGTTGAAATATTTATCTTCAGTAAAACCGGTATGAATCACAAAATGGCGATATTCATCATAATCATATTGTGTAACATATTCACCTATGGAAAAACTAGTATGCACAGTATCTAAAATGGATGTCCCGAAATTATAATGTGGCATTTCAACTGATGCTGTATCACCGGCTTCAAGGCCGTCAAAAATCCATTTTGAAATGGCGAATTTTTCGTCGGCCGTAAGCACTAATTCACCTGCAAAATGTGTGTAGTTGTCATCTGCCGGCCATGGTGGCATTTCTTCTGTTAACGCGGCTTCTTCAATTTCACCTGCTTTTATTTTGGCTTCACTGTAGGTTAATAATGAAAAAGGTGCAATTCCTTCAGGACGATGGCAGCTTGTGCAGTTTTTATACAAAATCGGTGCAATATCTGCACTCCAGGTAGTTTGTGTATATACCCTAAAACAAAATAAGCATCCTGATAACAATAAAAAATATTTCACCATGTAAATGTACAATCCCTTTATAAAAGAATTATACTTTTAACAACAATTAAATATAAAATATTTAGTTGGTCTACAGCCTGTTTTTAGCTTAATTAGTTGAAAACCAACTCATTCTGTTAAGAAGATTATTGAATCACACCCAATTCTTTCCCAACTTTAGTAAAAGCAGCAATTGCTTTATCCAAATGATGTCTGTCGTGACCCGCTGAAATTTGCACACGAATTCTCGCCTGTCCTTTCGGCACAACCGGAAAATAAAAACCGATTACATAAATGCCTTCATCCAATAATTTAGCTGCCATGGTTTGACTTAATACGGCATCATATAACATAATAGGTACAATTGGATGTTCACCCGGTTTAATATCAAATCCTGCCGCCGTCATTTTTTCACGGAAATAGGTTGTGTTGGTTTCCAGTTTATCGCGTAATTCTGTTGTTTCACTTAATAAATCTAAAACTGCAATTGATGCTCCGGTTATTGATGGTGCTAACGTATTTGAAAATAAATACGGACGTGAACGTTGACGCAACATTTCGATTATTTCTTTTCTGCCTGATGTAAATCCTCCACTTGCACCACCTAATGCTTTTCCCAATGTGCCGGTAATGATATCTATTTTACCCATTACACCACGATGTTCATGTGTGCCTCTTCCTGTTTTTCCTAAAAATCCGGAAGCATGGCACTCATCAATCATGATTAATGCATTATATTTTTCTGCAAGAGCAACAATTAAATCTAATCGTGCAATAGTGCCATCCATACTAAATGCGCCATCAGTAACAATAATTCTGTTGCGTTGTGCCTGTGCTAATTTTAATTGTGCTTCCAAATCATCCATATCATTATGCGCATAACGATAACGAACGGCTTTACATAAACGAACACCATCAATTATGGACGCATGATTTAATGCATCAGAAATAATAGCATCTTCTTCATTAAATAATGGTTCAAACACACCACCATTTGCATCAAATGCTGCTGCATATAAAATAGTATCTTCTGTCCCTAAAAATTCAGATAATTTATTTTCTAAAGTTTTATGAATATCCTGAGTTCCACAAATAAAACGCACAGAGCTCATACCATATCCATGACTGTCAATTGCTTTTTTTGCAGCTTCAATCACTTTTGGATGTGAGCTTAATCCTAAATAATTATTAGCGCAAAAATTAATTACCGAGCGACCATCTTCTAACTTAATATCAGCACCCTGCGGTGAGGTAATTACGCGTTCGTTTTTATATAATCCTGAATCTTTAATTTCCTGAATTTCGGCCTGAAGACGGTTTTGAATGGTATACATATGTAAATTTTGCTGTGAAATTATGCTAACTAAATGGTTCAAGCAACTTCAAATAAAAATGATTTGTATTTTTATTACTGAATCACACCAAACCAATTTATATGCGCAAGTTGTTTACTGTCGTTTGTTTGCTTTTTTCAGCCCTTTTATCTCAATCTCAAACCCCCATTGGCGGCATTATTAATACGTATTCAAAAGTAGATTCAGTAAATACATGTCTAAACACGGCATATGCGGTTACACCCGGAAGTTTTGCAGTTGGCGATAAAGTTTTGCTCATTCAAATGAAGGGGGCAGATGTAAACCTGACTAACACGGCAAGTTTCGGTAATATCAACGCTTATAACAATGCAGGAAATTATGAGTTTGCGATAATCGCATCGATAACCGGAACTGCTATAAAATTTGAAAATGTATTACTCCGGACATACACAAACGGTGCGGCTTTACAATTGGTAAAAGTGCCTGAATATGCCGATGCCAATGTAACAACCACCCTAACTTCCGCCGAATGGAACGGTTCTACAGGTGGAATTTTGGTTTTACAGGCCGATTTATTGACCCTGAATGCCAATTTAGATGTCAGCGGAAAAGGTTTTAGAGGTGGCAATGCCGGAAATTTCCCTTCCAGTTGCCCTACAGGCACAGGAACCTCATTATACTATTCTGATACCCTCAGTGGAAAGGGTGGCGAAAAAGGCGAAGGAATAGCACTTTTAACAAATGCCTACCTCGCTTGTCGCGGAAAAGCTGCCAATGGAGGCGGTGGAGGAAACGATCACAACGCAGGCGCAGGTGGCGGTGGAAACGGTGCTGCAGGCGGAATTGGCGGCGAAAATGACGAACCGGTGTTTTCTTGCCCGGGAAGCGAAGGTTTTGCCGGAATAAGCGTGGACAACACGGCTTTGAGTAATAAAATATTCGCTGGAGCGGGCGGTGGTGCCGGACATGGTAATAACAATAATGCAAGCGACGGCGGCGATGGCGGAGGAATCGTGATTATAGTAGCAAATCAGATAAATGGCAATGGCTATAGCATCATTTCGAACGGATTATCTGTTACTGACCTTGCCTGGGGCGATGGAGCCGGTGGCGGTGGTGCGGGAGGTTCAGTTGCAATAAATGCAAATACCGTTTCATCACTTGCAATAAATGCAAAAGGCGGAAAAGGCGGCGATACAGGTGCCGACCAATGCACAGGTCCGGGTGGTGGCGGCGCAGGTGGTGTGTTAAAGGTCAATTTAGGCGCTGTTTGGCCCGGAGTAACTACTGATTTAACCGGAGGCACATTTGGAACAAACACTACCGTAACCAGCGATTGCTTTGGAGATAACAACGGAGCTGCTGCAGGTGGAAACGGAATTACCGTTACGGGATTTTCACTATCAGAAAGTGTAACCGCTTATAACCCGGATTTTGCCAACGCGGGAGATGATGAGTTAGTGTGCGCCGGAAATACAATAACATTAAATGCATCAGGTGGCGTTGCTTATAGCTGGTCGCCGACAACTTATCTTGACAATCCTTTAATTGCAAATCCTAATTGCGCGCCGGGTGCGGATATTACTTATACCGTTACCGTAACAAATGGCTCCGGATGTACTGATACTGATAATTTAACTGTAACAATTGCTCCTGCTGTAGTAGCAAATGCCGGTGACGATGTAATTGTTTGTGGTGGAGCCGGTGCTGCACTTTCTGCTTCAGGTGGTGTTAATTATAGCTGGTCACCAACTGCATTTTTAGATAATCCGTTAATTGCAAATCCGGTTAGCTCAACACCAATCGATTTAATTTATACAGTTACAGTAACCGATGCAAATGGTTGTGTTGGAACAGATGAAGTTTTTGTGGATATAAGTAATGCTGATTTTTTAACAACAAGCGATGATGCATCTGTTTGCGCCGGAGGCTCTCTCGAATTAAATGTTAGTGGCGGAACAACATATATTTGGTCGCCTTCTACTTATTTAGATAATCCATTTATTGCTAATCCAATTTGCACACCATTAGATGATATTACTTATTATGTTGCTTCATTTAATTTAGATGGTTGTGAAGATATCGATACGGTAATTATTTCTGTAACAACAAGTGACTTTGTATCTGCAGGTGATGATATTGAAATTTGTGCAGGTAACTCCACAACATTAAATGCAACCGGCGGATTAATTTACAACTGGAGTCCGTCAACTTTTTTAGATGATGCAACAATTGCGAATCCGATATGTACGCCGTTAACGGATATGACATATATTGTTACAGCAACGTCAGGTTTTGGTTGTATTGATGCAGATACTATTTCAGTAAATGTATTGCCTTCCGATTTTGCAGATGCTGTTGCAACGGCAAGTGTGTGCGCCGGAACTACAGTTGAATTATCTGCTTCAGGTGGTGTTGAATATAGCTGGTCGCCTGTAACTTATTTAGATGATCCGTTTAGTGCAAATCCAATTTGTACACCGTTAACCGATATTACTTATACGGTAACTGTTACAAATGCTTTTGGTTGTTTAGATGAGGCAACAGTAAATGTTAATGCAATCTCGCCCTTGCCGGTTATTGCCGGTCCTGATACAGTTACTTGTGGCATTGGTCAGATAAAATTATTTGTAAGTGAAGGCGAATCCTATTTATGGACACCTGCAACTTATTTAGACAATGCATTTGTTCAGGAGCCAACAAGTAATCCCGCAACTTCAATTACTTATATTGTTTTTGTTACAGATATAAATGGTTGCATAAATTCAGATACCGTTGATATTATTGTTAATCCAAATCCGGATATAATTGCATCAAATGATATTACCATTTGCAGAGGCGATACCGTTACCTTGTCAGCAAGTGGTGGTGTTGAATATGTGTGGTTCCCTGAACCTATAGAACCATGTGCCGATTGCGAAACTATTATTGCTGCACCAACTGCAACCACAACTTATACCGTTCAAGGTTATGATGCAAATGGCTGTTTTTCAATTGACGAAGTTGTAGTTACGGTTGATGTGTGTGATGCAATTTATAACCAATTGGTTGGGGAGATAAATATTTATCCAAACCCGGCAAATAATTATATTGTTGTTGAAATGCCGGAAATAGTTACTTCTCCTAAATTTATATTATTCAATATTTTAGGTGAACAAATTCCATTGAAAATAAATACAACGAATAATACTTCTACATTAAACTTTGATAAACTACCAACCCAGCAATTGGTTTTACAAATAGTTACAGATTTTGGTGTTATTTATAAAACAATAACAGTCCAAAATTAATTAGAAAAGGCGCGTTACTTTTTGAAACGCGCCTTTTTTATTTGAGATAAAATGAAATTAGCATTTACATTTTATCGTATCGTAAATTAAATATCCAATCATCGCCAATTACAATTGCATCATCCTCTACACGTAAATACATGTCGTAGTCTACCATGTAATAGATATTGCCGCAAATATTTTCCATACGCAGTTTATTGAAAGGGAAGTTGCGTAAATACAATTGGTGTTTATATTTTCTGTAAATTACTTTAACCTTGTTGTTATGGTTTTGCAGATAATATTTTCCCGTAAAATTTTCAACAGGTATATTGGCTGAATCTTCAATTTTATTGTAAAGCCGTTTATTTAAAAAATATTCTCCGCCAATCCAGGAAAATTCTGTTACGGTATCATTTATCATAACAAACTCAACTGCATTTCTCAATGAGTCGGTATAATAAATGGTGTTTCCCATTTTACCGGTATAGGTTAAGGCATGATACCGTGTACTTTTATTTAATGGTAATCTTAAAATAAGTGTATCACCTTTTAATTTTACTTCGCGTATAAAATTATTTTCAGTAATAAAAACACCTTCTAGTAATTTCTGATTAAATCCGGGCAATACATCCGTTTTTGTTTCTGTTGCCGGGTAGTTCATTATTGCATTAGAAACTTTATCTACGGCAACAAAAGGGGAATAATTAACTGCATTATTCCACGCAATTATAGAAATATGTTCATCCGGGAAACGGCGGTATTGCGTTAAATATTCACCCCAGCCTCCGGAGTGTTCATACACAGCTTTACCACGATATGGTTTTTTAATTATCCCGCAACCATAATAAACACTATTGCCATTATTTAATGAAAATGTTTTTTGTAATGTATCTATCAGTGCCTGCTTTTTTGCGCCAAGCTGATTGTGATAAAAATTTTTATCCCACAAATACATATCATACAAAGTGGAATTTACTCCCGTTGCACCAATTGCATCGGCATAGGCAAATGAGCCGTGTGCTTTTCCTTTTTTAGATAAAGGATAATTGCCCGTTCCGTCCTTCAAATATTTTTCCTTTCCTTCAGACACATATGTGTTCTGCATGCCTAAGGGAATAAAAATATTTTGCGTTAAATATGTTGAATAAGTTAATCCACTCGCTTTCTCAATAACCATTGCAAGTAACATATACCCTGCATTACTATAAGCAAACGATTCGCCAACAGGTGCATTTAATTCGGGATATGCCTGCTGATATTGCACCATGCCATCAAATGTAAATAACTGTTTGTTATAGTTATATAGAAAGGATGCAAGTTCAAATTGGTCGCGAATGCCACTGGTATGACTTAATAGTTGATTTATGGTTATTGGTTGACCATAATCAGGAAATTCAGGCACATATTTATGAATATCGTCGTTGCGATTTAATTTTCCTTCTTCTTCTAACAGCAAGATGGCAATGCCGGTAAACATTTTAGTTACAGAACCAATATTGTACTGTGTGTGTAACCCGATAGGCAATTCTTTTTTAACGTTCGCATATCCTGAAGAACTGAAATAAACAATGGAATCATCTTTTATTACTATAACGCCCATGCCCGGACCATTGCTGTCGGGATTTGTGCCATATAAAATACTGTCTAATTGCTGATAAGTAACTCCGGTTTCAAACTGCGCATACGTGAAGAAATATCCAAAACAAAAAAGCAACAGAAAAAAATAGCGCATGTGTTCCTTTTATTTATTTAAACCATCCGAATAAACCTTTTTTCTCTTTTTCAGGTTTTTCCTTTTTCTCTTTTTTCGGTTTTACTTTTTTAATGTATTTAATATTGTAAATCCAGTCATTACCTATAGTTAATTCGTTTTTATTGAAATTTACAATATACGGCTGGTCTTCCACAACATAAATCGACCCGCCTTTAGGTATTAGATTGTATGATATAAACGGAAAAGGGTGAATGGTTAATTCATCTTTTTTCGAAAAATATTGAATGCGTACTTTTTTATCTAAAGCAGCACAATAATATTTACCTGCAAATGAAGTAATTCTTGGTGGTGTCACGGTGTTTTCTTTTGCATAATAGCGATTACACATAAAATATGTACCACCATCCCAATGCAAACCTTCTATTTTATTTCCATTTATTTGGAATACCACACTTGAACCGATCGTATCAACAAATGCATAACCACCATTTGTTGTAGCACCGGTGTAGTTTAATGCGTAAGCTGTAGTATCTTCATCAAAAATTCTTGCAATATATAATTTCCCTTTTTGGCGATATACGTAGCGCACTAAATTATTTTCTGCGGCGTAAACACCTTCCAGTTTTTGTAAGGTTGAATCGGCAAGGCTTTTTTGCACTAACCAATGTTGCTCTTTAAACGATAACATATTATTTGAAATAGCATCACAAATATCAAATGGTGATATTAAATATGA is a window encoding:
- a CDS encoding T9SS type A sorting domain-containing protein, giving the protein MVKYFLLLSGCLFCFRVYTQTTWSADIAPILYKNCTSCHRPEGIAPFSLLTYSEAKIKAGEIEEAALTEEMPPWPADDNYTHFAGELVLTADEKFAISKWIFDGLEAGDTASVEMPHYNFGTSILDTVHTSFSIGEYVTQYDYDEYRHFVIHTGFTEDKYFNIMEIIPGNWNLVHHVDMYLDPTGYSDSLDQLDPLAGFNEDTGWPNVVNYIGGWSPGSGPLFLPENWGIKIPVGSDFVVQIHYAPNNAGLTDSTRINFTFVDDIATVRECEVSTPLYNPISGSLYIPADSIVTFKQRSSAMIGDKSFVAIMPHMHKLGQSYKIWYETIEGDSIPVIDIPVWDFHWQYFYTFPSVMKVPDGARFHAIAVYNNTSDNPDNPNDPPIDVYEGAYTKDEMLMTFMAYTDYEEGDEFIIIDSSFYFPLEIENQFDPAAFNLYPNPADNTVTITSSINLTADKLMITDLLGRRYNNIKLQGNTSGKQFDHTIDISNLPNGVYIVEIHSLNNIESKKLIVY
- the kbl gene encoding glycine C-acetyltransferase gives rise to the protein MYTIQNRLQAEIQEIKDSGLYKNERVITSPQGADIKLEDGRSVINFCANNYLGLSSHPKVIEAAKKAIDSHGYGMSSVRFICGTQDIHKTLENKLSEFLGTEDTILYAAAFDANGGVFEPLFNEEDAIISDALNHASIIDGVRLCKAVRYRYAHNDMDDLEAQLKLAQAQRNRIIVTDGAFSMDGTIARLDLIVALAEKYNALIMIDECHASGFLGKTGRGTHEHRGVMGKIDIITGTLGKALGGASGGFTSGRKEIIEMLRQRSRPYLFSNTLAPSITGASIAVLDLLSETTELRDKLETNTTYFREKMTAAGFDIKPGEHPIVPIMLYDAVLSQTMAAKLLDEGIYVIGFYFPVVPKGQARIRVQISAGHDRHHLDKAIAAFTKVGKELGVIQ
- a CDS encoding beta-lactamase family protein encodes the protein MRYFFLLLFCFGYFFTYAQFETGVTYQQLDSILYGTNPDSNGPGMGVIVIKDDSIVYFSSSGYANVKKELPIGLHTQYNIGSVTKMFTGIAILLLEEEGKLNRNDDIHKYVPEFPDYGQPITINQLLSHTSGIRDQFELASFLYNYNKQLFTFDGMVQYQQAYPELNAPVGESFAYSNAGYMLLAMVIEKASGLTYSTYLTQNIFIPLGMQNTYVSEGKEKYLKDGTGNYPLSKKGKAHGSFAYADAIGATGVNSTLYDMYLWDKNFYHNQLGAKKQALIDTLQKTFSLNNGNSVYYGCGIIKKPYRGKAVYEHSGGWGEYLTQYRRFPDEHISIIAWNNAVNYSPFVAVDKVSNAIMNYPATETKTDVLPGFNQKLLEGVFITENNFIREVKLKGDTLILRLPLNKSTRYHALTYTGKMGNTIYYTDSLRNAVEFVMINDTVTEFSWIGGEYFLNKRLYNKIEDSANIPVENFTGKYYLQNHNNKVKVIYRKYKHQLYLRNFPFNKLRMENICGNIYYMVDYDMYLRVEDDAIVIGDDWIFNLRYDKM